Proteins found in one Molothrus aeneus isolate 106 chromosome 20, BPBGC_Maene_1.0, whole genome shotgun sequence genomic segment:
- the CA4 gene encoding carbonic anhydrase 4: MELLLLAVLCLHILKTEALVGHWCYQSQKCELPQCEGPAQWHHSYQDCKGNRQSPVNIVTRNVVYEKSLQPLSFEGYAEQGSALWDLQNNGHTVKVALDMSPKIGGGGLERKYKAVEFHFHWGVLTEQQILSPGSEHSIDGEKYPMEFHIVHIREDASDMTEAKKTPDGLAVLAFFVEAGKENKNYETLLSELKNIDFKGASAKVDPLPLSSLLPPEEHLGRYYRYQGSLTTPDCYQGVIWTIFETPVQLSLSQLSQFAALHFDGKNSTPMMENFRPAQPLKGRRVLWSGASLALPTAQLLLLALALTCTLSSLSH, translated from the exons ATGGAATTGCTGCtccttgctgtgctctgcctgcacaTTCTCAAGACAGAGGCACTAG TGGGCCACTGGTGCTATCAGTCCCAGAAGTGTGAGCTGCCACAGTGTGAAG GTCCTGCACAATGGCATCATTCATACCAGGACTGCAAGGGGAACAGGCAGTCCCCTGTCAACATTGTCACCCGAAATGTGGTGTATGAGAAGagcctgcagcccctgagctTTGAGGGGTAcgctgagcagggctctgccctgtggGACCTGCAGAACAACGGGCACACAG TTAAAGTGGCACTAGACATGTCCCCTAAAATCGGAGGAGGAGGCCTGGAGAGGAAATACAAGGCAGTAGAATTCCATTTTCACTGGGGAGTCCTGACCGAGCAACAAATCCTGAGTCCTGGCTCAGAGCACAGCATAGATGGAGAGAAATACCCCATGGAG TTTCACATCGTCCACATCAGAGAAGATGCTTCAGATATGACAGAAGCCAAGAAAACTCCAGATGGTTTGGCTGTGTTGGCCTTCTTTGTAGAG gctggcaaagaaaataaaaactatgaAACTCTATTGAGTGAATTAAAGAATATTGACTTCAAAG GGGCATCAGCAAAGGTGGATCCTTTGCCACTGAGCTCTCTCCTCCCGCCTGAGGAACACCTTGGGAGGTACTATCGCTACCAGGGGTCCCTCACCACCCCTGACTGCTACCAGGGTGTCATCTGGACCATCTTTGAGACGCCAGTTCAGCTCAGCCTGAGCCAG CTGTCCCAGTTCGCAGCACTGCACTTTGACGGGAAGAACTCCACTCCCATGATGGAGAATTTCCgaccagcacagcccctgaaGGGGCGCAGGGTGCTCTGGTCGGgggccagcctggccctgcccacggcacagctgctgctgctggccctggctctGACCTGCACCCTCAGCTCTCTGTCCCACTGA
- the LOC136564973 gene encoding lysophosphatidic acid receptor 1-B-like: MNGFLNCSANHTKIWSHYLVLALGIPQLTINVVSIIFNCTVIFTRLATRDLHKPISILFCNLAVSDLFTSFSGFWISMLFITNPDITIFGSRDMLAPYSLYTTSILSTIYNLVSIGIERYLAVAESMRTRFRVARNHSIAVVFINWVLAFFLGCLPLMGWSCLQAESNVSVLYSPFCVNYLVFIAMPNVAVAFLVPLFTYLRIIIILRKRKLRMQACGQATGTYRSAETQVARTSISIWLLALVSYAPFLAGVVFDAANQRCHGELYPGVYIFRNCTAMLITLTCLGNPLLYTLRLRALGARLKAPRGLWASRVRACAVGHV; the protein is encoded by the coding sequence ATGAATGGGTTCCTGAACTGCTCTGCCAACCACACCAAGATCTGGAGTCACTACTtggtgctggccctgggcatCCCCCAGCTGACCATCAACGTCGTCTCCATCATCTTCAACTGCACCGTCATCTTCACCCGCCTGGCCACCAGGGACCTGCACAAGCCCATCTCCATCCTCTTCTGCAACCTGGCTGTCTCTGACCTCTTCACCAGCTTCTCTGGCTTCTGGATTTCCATGCTGTTCATCACCAACCCCGACATCACCATCTTTGGCTCCCGGGACATGCTGGCTCCCTACTCCCTGTACACCACCTCCATCCTGTCCACCATCTACAACCTGGTGAGCATCGGCATCGAGCGCTACCTGGCCGTGGCCGAGAGCATGAGGACGAGGTTCAGGGTGGCCAGGAACCACTCCATCGCTGTGGTCTTCATCAACTGGGTCCTGGCCTTCTTCCTGGGCTGCCTGCCCCtgatgggctggagctgcctgcaggcagagagcaACGTCTCGGTGCTCTACAGCCCCTTCTGCGTCAACTACCTGGTGTTCATTGCCATGCCCAACGTGGCCGTGGCCTTCCTCGTGCCCCTCTTCACCTACCTGAGGATCATCATCATcctgaggaagaggaagctGAGGATGCAGGCGTGTGGCCAAGCCACGGGCACCTACAGGTCGGCAGAGACGCAGGTGGCCAGGACCAGCATCTCCAtctggctgctggccctggtgtCCTACGCGCCATTCCTGGCCGGCGTCGTCTTTGACGCGGCCAACCAGCGCTGCCACGGCGAGCTGTACCCCGGGGTGTACATCTTCAGGAACTGCACGGCCATGCTGATCACCCTCACCTGCCTGGGCAACCCCTTGCTCTACACGCTGAGGCTCCGGGCGCTGGGGGCCCGGCTGAAGGCGCCGCGCGGCCTCTGGGCCTCGCGCGTGAGGGCCTGCGCCGTCGGCCACGTCTGA
- the ZNHIT3 gene encoding zinc finger HIT domain-containing protein 3 produces MRAPGPCAECGAGAAARYRCPRCGTAYCSVPCCRTHRERCAPGARREEEAAGPGSPPAPAGSPGAPEDILGEEEEQDRVPPQKLQLLGESAELRDLLRNPHLRQLLLALEQARDKSSLLRRLMQEPLFLEFADCCLGIVEPPEEKENVLPE; encoded by the exons ATGAGGGCACCGGGGCCGTGCGCGGAGTGCGGGGCGGGGGCTGCGGCCCGGTACCGCTGTCCGCGCTGCGGCACCGCCTA CTGCTCCGTGCCGTGCTGCCGGACCCACCGCG AGCGCTGCGCGCCCGGTGCCCGGCGGGAGGAGGAAGCGGCCGGGCCCGGATCCCCCCCTGCCCCCGCAGGCAGCCCCGGGGCCCCGGAGGACATCCTgggcgaggaggaggagcaggaccGCGTCCCGCCGCagaaactgcagctcctgg GGGAATCGGCGGAGCTGCGGGATTTGCTGCGGAACCCCCACCTgcggcagctgctgctggcgctgGAGCAGGCTCGGGACAAAAGCTCCCTCCTGAGGCGGCTGATGCAGGAGCCGCTGTTCCTGGAGTTCGCCGACTGCTGCCTGGGCATCGTGGAGCCTCCCGAGGAGAAGGAGAACGTCCTCCCCGAGTGA
- the MYO19 gene encoding unconventional myosin-XIX produces the protein MPKQENGQREDSLIQNDLSESFEEEVRAFLGDEEKLHLFDDLTKVNPVTTRTVLKCLQARYRVHLFYTNAGCSLVALNPFQPFSCLYSPELMREYHVALCPQDLKPHIFAVAEQTYRNVQKQMDPVNQSIIVSGESGAGKTWTSRCLMKFYASVAASVISPKGNETVERIEKRVLDSNPVMEAFGNACTLRNSNSSRFGKYIQLQLDRFHHLTGASIQTFLLEKTRVAYQAPNERNFHIFYQITKGATAEERLEWNLPEGAEYRWLPNSERNLDEDCFEVTRGAMFHLGIGRATQSNIFKVLSGLLHLGNVQFSSPLDESQPCELEDKTKEFVKTTGELLQIPIEELLESLRIRTITAGKQQQVFKKPCSRAECETRRDCLAKVIYARLFEWLVLVINENIYTDPSVWTSFIGLLDVYGFEAFPENNLEQLCINYANEKLQQHFVAHYLKAQQEEYAAEGLQWSFINYQDNQNCLDLIEGNPLSIFSLLNEECRLNRASNTDLFQTRIEKALSSNQCLSRDKFSKMPNFIISHYAGKVCYQLAAMVEKNKDAVPPELVHVLQNSKDPLLQKLFPVTEKNQNNTKTQNRAAVVTVVSKFKSSLEHLMEILSRTTPHYIRCIKPNADCKAMTFRREEVLSQLQACGIVEAITISAAGFPVRIPFQSFTERYELLRKSWGSSKKRVWDKSNSHPAEKKGETAAMGDDKAPRAAVLEILQDALRGQSPAQAAGDGAGIPSVFCGKTKVFLANSLLELLEARRAEVLNEKAFCIQCCWRRFKEKKTAKEKRSATLIQAAVRSWLAKSRFQRLRRAARAIQRGWRRWKAKAAALAAAELDEGEGEELPAPGAALAPGAARSLGTAWALQAAVQLWPLGLVLAAAPGSATGPRRALALLGCLRGLQESPRGHLGCGIASIRALPQGPVKFHCRRSPLHFANVSPHTEAFSTTGLNQILLDRQELLPT, from the exons GAAAATGGCCAAAGGGAAGATTCCCTCATCCAGAATGACCTCAGTGAATCATTTGAAGAAGAAGTCAGAGCCTTCCTCGGTGATGAAGAGAAACTGCATCTTTTTGATGACCTCACCAAGGTGAACCCAGTGACAACCAGGACAG TTCTGAAATGTCTTCAAGCAAGATACAGAGTCCACCTGTTCTACACAaatgctggctgcagcctggtggCTTTAAATCctttccagcctttctcctgccTCTACTCACCTGAGCTCATGAGGGAATACCACGTTGCACTTTGTCCTCAG GATTTAAAACCTCACATCTTTGCAGTGGCTGAGCAAACCTACAGGAATGTCCAAAAGCAGATGGACCCCGTGAACCAGTCCATCATTGTGAGTGGAGAAAGTGGTGCTGGGAAG ACCTGGACCTCTCGCTGCCTTATGAAGTTCTATGCCTCTGTGGCTGCCTCAGTTATCTCCCCAAAAGGCAACGAAACTGTGGAGAGGATAGAGAAGAGAGTGCTGGATTCCAACCCTGTCATGGAAGCATTTG GGAACGCCTGCACCCTGCggaacagcaacagcagcaggttTGGGAAATacatccagctccagctggacaG aTTCCATCATCTGACTGGTGCTTCCATCCAGACTTTCCTTCTGGAGAAAACAAGAGTTGCCTATCAGGCCCCCAACGAAAGAAACTTCCATATTTTTTATCAG ATCACAAAAGGTGCTACTgcagaggagaggctggagtGGAACCTTCCAGAAGGGGCTGAGTACCGCTGGCTGCCAAATTCTGAAAGAAACTTAGATG AGGACTGCTTCGAGGTGACCAGAGGGGCCATGTTCCACCTGGGCATCGGCCGTGCCACGCAGAGCAACATTTTCAAG GTGTTATCAGGCCTTCTGCACCTCGGGAATGTTCAATTCTCCAGCCCACTGGATGAATCTCAGCCTTGTGAGCTGGAAGACAAAACCAAAG AGTTTGTGAAGACCACGGGGGAGCTGCTCCAGATTCCCATTGAGGAACTCCTGGAATCTTTAAGGATTCGAACAATCACTGCTGGGAAACAGCAGCAGGTGTTCAAGaagccctgctccagagccGAGTGTGAGACCAGGAGGGACTGCCTGGCCAAAGTCATCTATGCCAG GTTGTTTGAGTGGCTGGTTTTGGTCATAAATGAAAACATCTACACAGATCCCTCAGTGTGGACCAGCTTCATAG GTTTGTTGGATGTTTATGGGTTTGAAGCCTTCCCTGAAAACaacttggagcagctctgcattaACTATGCCAATGAGaaactgcagcagcactttgtAGCCCACTACCTGAAGGCACAGCAG GAAGAATATGCAGCTGAGGGCCTGCAGTGGTCATTCATAAACTACCAGGATAACCAGAACTGCCTTGACCTGATAGAGGGAAATCCTCTCagcattttttccttgctgaatGAG GAGTGTCGCCTGAACAGAGCCTCCAACACTGACCTGTTCCAGACCAGGATTGAGAAAGCCTTGTCCAGTAATCAGTGTTTAAGTCGAGATAAATTTAGTAAGATGCCCAACTTCATCATTTCCCATTATGCTGGCAAAGTCTGCTATCAGCTGGCAGCAATGGTGGAGAAAAATAAG GATGCTGTTCCACCAGAGCTGGTCCACGTTTTGCAGAACTCAAAGGATCCTTtgcttcaaaaattatttcctgtgaCAGAAAAGAACCAAAATAACACCAAAACCCAGAACAGAGCAGCTGTTGTTACAGTGGTGTCCAAGTTCAAG agctccctggagcATCTGATGGAGATTTTGAGCAGAACCACCCCCCATTACATCCGCTGCATCAAGCCCAATGCTGACTGCAAGGCCATGACTTTCAGGAGAGAAGAG GTTCTCAGCCAGCTCCAGGCCTGTGGGATAGTGGAAGCCATCACCATCAGTGCAGCAGGTTTCCCAGTCAG GATCCCTTTCCAAAGTTTCACTGAGCGCTACGAACTGCTGAGGAAATCCTGGGGCTCCAGCAAAAAAAGAGTGTGGGATAAAAGCAACTCTCATCCTGCTGAGAAAAAAG GTGAGACTGCAGCGATGGGTGATGACAAAGCACCACGTGCTGCTGTTCTGGAGATCCTCCAGGATGCTCTCAGGGGACaaagccctgctcaggcagcaggggatggagcaggaatcCCCTCAGTGTTCTGTGGCAAAACCAAAGTGTTCCTGGCCAATTCCCTG ctggagctcctggaagccaggagagcagaggtgtTAAATGAGAAGGCATTTTGCatccagtgctgctggagaagatttaaagagaagaaaacagcaaaggagAAACGCTCTGCAACTCTCATCCAAGCAG CTGTTCGCTCCTGGCTGGCCAAGAGTCGCTTCCAGAGGCTGCGCAGGGCTGCCCGCGCCATCCAGcggggctggaggaggtggaAG GCAAAAGCAGCCgcgctggcagcagcagagctggacgagggggaaggagaggagctgccagcccccggagctgccctggcccccgGAGCTGCCCGTTCCCTGGGCACAGCGTGggccctgcaggcagctgtgcagctctggcccctggggctggtgctggctgcagcccctggcagtgccacggGGCCCCGGCGGGCGCTGGCGCTGCTGGGCTGCctcagggggctgcaggagagccccaggggacacctgggctgTGGCATCGCCTCCATCAGAGCCCTCCCACAG ggccctgTCAAGTTCCACTGCAGGAGGTCCCCCCTGCACTTTGCCAACGTCAGCCCCCACACGGAGGCGTTTTCCACCACGGGCCTCAACCAGATCCTGCTGGACAGACAGGAGCTCCTGCCCACAtag